The following DNA comes from Mugil cephalus isolate CIBA_MC_2020 chromosome 6, CIBA_Mcephalus_1.1, whole genome shotgun sequence.
CGCATCATCCACCTGGACCTGAAGTCCGACAACATGCTGGTGGACGattgtaaccacctgaagatcGTTGACTTCGGCTCGGCCCAATCCTTCACACCTGGACAGCCTCTCAACATCGAGCACATCCAGGGCCTCTCAGACAGCAAAGGTAATgggtttttcatttcagttcaaaagaaaaactgaagtaTGTAGGATTTTGATGTGTGCGCACATTGTAGACTAGTTTAATGTACTAAAGCTTTTACTGTCATGGCCTTCCAACAGACTGCCGCAGCAAAGGTACTCATCCTTTAACGAGAGGAAGGATTAATGGATGGAAATAACTCAAGCTAACTTCACCCACCTCAGCCGAACCTAGCTACCATAACAATCCACTTTGCCCAAGTCCACTTTCTTATCATTTTTTCCATCCATGTCAGATCTGAGTAATTTTTCTAATATAGAAAATTAAGCATGTGAGTGAAAATGGCATTGCCTGTAGGACAACACCTTACAAAAATGgtcctgtgtctgttttgtcaGTTTATATTGTCCTTCCTAAAGCTCCGGAAATCCTGGAGGGGCAGGGTGTCGGACCTGAGACCGACATTTGGGCTGTTGGAGTTTTGTCTTTCATCATGTAAGCATCAAATTATTATATTTGCGTTTTTTGTCATAACTTTGCCATCATTTGTCATTACATTCATGATTTCAGCAAGCCTTTTGTTGACGGCTTGGTGTAGAAAGGAAtgccacatgccaaagtgtccttgagcaagacactaaacCCCCTATTGctcatagtgtgtgtgtgctcgtgcgAGTAAATGAGTAGAAGTACacctgtgactgtaaagagctTTGTGAACCAATAGGAAAGAAAAACGGTATATAAAAAACAAGATCATTTACAATTTACCATAGGCAATATATtactatatttacatttacagaaatgtggGAATTATTGCAtgctatttgtatttttttttaccattttttcttctttccattaCTAGGCTGAGTGCCGACAGTCCTTTTCATGCAGAGCTTGGCTGGGAACAAGACAGAAATATCAAGAAAGGGAAAATCATGTTTGGACAGTGTTACCCTGGTCTGTCAGAGGGAGCCTTAAACTTCATGAAGAGCTGCCTGAACAACAAATCCTGGTGAGAATCTTTCCTAAAAGTGCACTAAACATGTCAAACATAACCATATTTCATGCCTCTTGTGCAATGATTATTTCTGTGAGAAGTGTTATTAATTAAATAGGAgcataaatgtttattaaatattattctATTGGGATTTTAACTCTGCAGGGGGAGACCCAGTGCAGCTGAGTGTCTCCAGAACCCGTGGCTGCGAGCCCATCGCACTCCACACAAAGGCCGACACTCCAAAGTGTGTTTCTCTACCGACAAGCTCAAAGCTTATCTcaagcagaaagaggagaaacgaGATCAGGTGCGCACCAAGCTTCAGTTTCCCTTCTTCCAGTAAGCCAACGGTAACAGAAAGCCAAtctttttcctgaaaaaaaaagaatatgcaaCCTTACaattcattttttgtgtttctgtgtttcttttctgacaaaaacaatgggatGCGTCTTAATGAGTGTGAAGGTGtacttatatatactgtattacCATTTGAATGTATGTGTGCTCCATGTTTGTGCTTCAGTTTATATGCAAACCTATCAGGGATAAATCTACAAGTGCACACTGGGGCATGACTTGTAAAGTTTTGGTTGAACTGTTATTTTGCTCATCTACTTGTGTCAGGCGAATGCATGTTTGGCTTTACATGAAGCATGTTATTTTCTGTGCCCCTACAGAaagcagattttatttgaaactTTACATAGTATGCATTAAGACTcacatcatctcatcttccataccgcttaatcctcattAAGGTCGTAGCAGTTTGCATTGGGACTGCTTAATAGATAAATAGGAAATAGATGAAGCTTTGTTGGAAGCTTATATTGATATTAGTTTAATAATATTCTGGGTCAGCCTCCCTCTTGAATGAGTTtgtgaattaaatatttattaaatgacacaccagtgttcagtcatcgtcatcttttattctgtgttatttgtgcacaaacacatatacTTATGACATGTAACACACAAATGTACCGAGGCTAATATATGGGTCATGCAATCTGAATAATATGCAGTAAATATAAATCATCctagttgttgttttataatACACAAACTTTGAGAGAATTAATTTCTACTTCAATCAGTCCAACAAAACAAACGAAGACCAGTGGGACTGTTTCTTTGAACAGTTTATGTGCTGTGTGTAGCAGGCAGCGGCTGCTAGTACTGATGTGTACTCGACAATGAATGGGTCTGCGCCAAAGCTGGATGCATTAAGAGTGATCACTGTATTTGGCAGTTGTTgatcagttattttctttttccatgcTACATGAGTCACCTGACAGAAATCTACGGTTCAGATATAGCTAAATCTAACACAACCTAGACTGACAAtaagaacaacaacattttaCTCATTTCCATGAGTAAAAGGGTGTAAATGTTCTTagtcagtgaagatgaaggTATTCAGGTCATTGCCTCTTCTATCCAGCAGCAGACATTATGATTTGGCCTCCTGAACTTTCTGAATTTCCTGTTGAGACAGAGAGACGAGATATaacaaagtgtttgtttgtaaaacaaataataggaccttttttctgttgtacttACTTCACTGAGGATATCTTTCAGCTCCTGATAGGCCTTCTCTAAGTCATCATTGATGATAACCACATCGAACACTCCGGGCTCCTTACCTAGGAATCACAATTGAATTAGCTGCAATGATTGAATTTATTCAGCATCGCGTTGCAGCAGCATTACTGAGAAACTTACTGAGCTCCATATCAATGCGCGCTGCCTCCAGACGTTTCTGTAAACTTTCCTCTGATTCAGTCTGCCTGTCCCTCAGACGTTTCTCCTGAGAACACCAACACAACAGGACATTGACACAGGAGTTGCTCCATTAAAGAAACAAAGCTGCATATTTAAACTGGAGCACCTGCTAATAGATGCAGCACTCAAACTATAGATCAAACTTAAGTCTTTAGAATTAATAAATAGTAtcatatatttgcatattagTTACTTTCAAAGATAGTATCACGAACAATTAAGCTggaaaatacagaaacagaaacactgcaggACGATCCTGGAATGGAATGCAGTAAGTTGGACATTTACCAGAGTCTCAATGGATGGAGGCTGGATAGAGATGTAGATTGGGTTCAGATCAGTCTCTTTAATCCTTTTCACACCCTGGATGTCCACATCAAGGATACAGATAAGGTTCTTGGCTTGCACGTCTTCTACGGCAGTcttactaaaaaaaagaaaaaggcataCATGTGAACATAGACAGTTGAAGGCGTAATCATGTATTATTCTGCTTCTTGCATGTAGtgagaaaaaatgagaggaTCTGTGTTGATCCAAGCTGCTCAGGCTCGGTCAGTGAGTGTTATCTTCAGAATAAGAGGAGGAGATTAAAAGTGACACACAAGGTACTGAGCCGCAGTGCTGCTCTCTTTGACCTAATGGCAGCTAAAGCTCCATCTGTCACCAGACTATTACATATCCTCTTGATCCTTGTTTCTAAGCCCATGGACATTTTACATAAGACACGTCTCTTACTTACGTCATATGAAGCCAATATTCAATATTCGGTATCAACCAGTATTACTAACATTTAAGGTTTTATTGTATTACCATGAGAAAATCCCCCTTTAGCTCTTTGAAATATTATTATGGTAACGCTAGTTATGGCAGTTCCTTGAGCATGCAGCTCAGGGAAATGTGGTCATTTTTTCAATTACAATCTCAAGATTTTACAGTGACGTAGTCATTTCCCCTTGAGCAATCACACGAGAAAAATTCTCTTTTACAGGAAGAACCGTTCAACAGAACGAGACTCAGGCTGACTCTGTAGACCAATAAATAGATTTAAGAAGGatgtaaggaaaaaaaacatattctggAATTGGTAGAAAGAATGAACCATACACtccatttgaaataaatattaaataatagaACTTTAGTAAAGAATTATGCTGACACTCATCCAGATATTCATTTATATGTTTACCTTGTTCCATACAAGTTCCCAGAAAACTCTGCATTCTCAATGAACTCTCCGTTGTCAATGCCCTCCTGCAAGGCCTCTCTTGTTGTGAAGTGGTAGTCTGGAAAATTcaatatatataatgaatataATTCTGTTTGCACTgtaaaatcacaataaaatatatacagtacacaataaaatatacatacacaataaaaaaaatgttttaagttaTTTAGGTAATGTACAGTTTAGTGAAATATGACCCAAACTTTACAGTAGCCATCACAGTGATCACAGCCAAGTTAATGAAAGTCCATGCACAAACGTTTTGATGTGCACAACTTAATGTATAATATCTTTACTAATTAGACATATTTTCATAGAACTGTGCGTTTGAATAATGAATGGAACACATTCAGTATGGAAAGCACATGCACAGATTACCAATGGTTTTCTGTGTGACATGTTATTCTTTTTAATAGCTGCCATTAGTGCAACAGCTGCAGAACACATTATGCTGCCCATACCAGATCCATAGGCCTAAATCTTCCAAACATCAAAACGTCTGGGGATCTAAAACACCAACAGAGTTTCAGAAGCACACACGTTTTTACCACTAGGACTAATGGCCACTGTGACTGCATACAATCATTAGCCTGACAACATGAAGGAGTCTGTTCACACTGAAGTGACCATTTGAAGGGAAACACTGAGATAAAGTGACCGTACTGTAAACACAGATAATGAGCCTGAAACAAGAGCAGGATAGACTTTAAACAGCACTCATCACACCTGCAGTGGACAAAAGGTTTCTATGCAAACTCAAATCATCACTATGCTACACAGTGAGCACATTTCCTTCCTAAAAGTAATgtattttgaatgaatgaaacatatATGTCTCAATTAATTTAAACAAGAAAAGGCCACATGGATCCAGTAAATATGGGAGATATGCACTTAATGAGTCACTCTGTGTAACTAATGGTTGGATGCAAATCATCACTTTTCTATTAGTCACAATGGGTAATGGTAGGATTGCTTCTTTGGATGGAATCATAACAGGAATCACAAACCAGGCATCACAGGGGGCTATTTTCAAAAGCTTTTTACTCCAAAGTGTGGACTGTCTGaattttttcttctattttttatttttttttttttttcctttttgtttgtcaCACGACTCGTTTCTATGAATCCAATGCCAGGATGATGAAAGTAACCCCCATCCCTCTACCGCAAAATCTGTGATCACAAATCACAGTGAGATCACCTTTATGTGTGGTCTCTGATTCATTTGGACAACATTCTAAGTCTTCAGAGGATAAGACGTCTGCTACGGGCAGTAAAGTAGCCCCCAGAAGCATGGGGAGCTTGTTCAGCCctatggagaaaacaaaaaggcacaaaaagatGTTTATCCCCCCTTTATATAAAGGGAGGTTTACAGGGTGATATAAGCCATTTGCGCAGCTCACTTGGGAGTAAGAAGTGTTGTGGACTGGGCACGAAAGGGGCTGGGAAAGTTATATTTGTCCTACTTTATAAAATGCACTTTTATCACAGTTGTGCAGGTTCGAATAGAAGTCCAGGCTGCTCCATGAATCACAGAGCACGGTAGTTGTAATACAATGTGAAGGTGCTATCATCTGACCACCCACTTGTGCAGAAGCTAAAAAGTGTTATCAACAGTATCAGCATTTTGCCAGAACAACTGTACCTTTGCCATCTTCCTCTCCTGGTCGAGGGTTTCTCGTTGTGTCTATGAGGAAGGGAAGTCATTGTTAAAAAGCAGACAGGAGTAAAGAAATGAATGCTAAGATTCTGAAGAAGCCTCAACTTTCTCAGCTGTATGAGATTTTACTGCTGTGCAGAATTAGACACTGTGTCCTACATCCTCCCCAGACGGGGTTGTTGTGATGGAAGCTGATCACCAGTTGGCACAAAAACATACGTGACACGCTGAATCCGAAGATGCCTTCATGTTCGTTCATCAGCCTCTTCATCAGAGTGCTCTTCCCGGCTCCTGAGGGGCCACTCAGCACCACGGGCCTCGGTCCTGACATTGTTCTGGTGCAGACGGACGGACGCAGACAGGagaagacagggacagagagaaatCAGGTTGCTTCTAGAAACCGATTAGACTCAGACGGTTTTTGTCAGAGTTTATCCAGGTTTAGAGGTGTGCCGGCCACTTGTTGAATAAGACACAGTGACTCCTATTGAATAGCTTACATTTGTCTTTGTTCCTTTGATTTGCCACTGCAGTGCCGATGAAGCTCACCAAC
Coding sequences within:
- the guk1b gene encoding guanylate kinase 1b isoform X1, translated to MSGPRPVVLSGPSGAGKSTLMKRLMNEHEGIFGFSVSHTTRNPRPGEEDGKGLNKLPMLLGATLLPVADVLSSEDLECCPNESETTHKDYHFTTREALQEGIDNGEFIENAEFSGNLYGTSKTAVEDVQAKNLICILDVDIQGVKRIKETDLNPIYISIQPPSIETLEKRLRDRQTESEESLQKRLEAARIDMELSKEPGVFDVVIINDDLEKAYQELKDILSEEIQKVQEAKS
- the guk1b gene encoding guanylate kinase 1b isoform X2, producing the protein MSGPRPVVLSGPSGAGKSTLMKRLMNEHEGIFGFSVSHTTRNPRPGEEDGKDYHFTTREALQEGIDNGEFIENAEFSGNLYGTSKTAVEDVQAKNLICILDVDIQGVKRIKETDLNPIYISIQPPSIETLEKRLRDRQTESEESLQKRLEAARIDMELSKEPGVFDVVIINDDLEKAYQELKDILSEEIQKVQEAKS